In the genome of Brachypodium distachyon strain Bd21 chromosome 3, Brachypodium_distachyon_v3.0, whole genome shotgun sequence, the window ACGGACATTGAGGCATGTCCCTTCTGTGCCATAACGAAAATTTCCTTTAAGCAGAAGCAGGCAGCGCTGCCTTCGATTTTTAGGTCCCCGAGAAATATATCCGATGTTGATGTATTCCAACTTGTCAATTCGTACAACGAAGCTCTCTGTTCGTTTGCTTGTGGAAATGAAAGTAGAATTTCCGTTTGCTTGTGCCAAATCGTGCAACAAAGCGACCACTTTCAGTACTTCTAGACTTGACAAGGACACAAAGTGGTGGCTGATTGAGATGTGTGCAACTTACACCTGCCATGCGCAGAACGTGTCATCGAGACGGCAAAACACAGCTATAGCCAATTAATTCCCGTTTTGTGCACAGCTCAGATTTATTGATTTTCTGATGTGTACGGCTCGTGCAGGCAAGGAGATGGGCGTCACCGATTTCATCGAGTCCAAGGCGTGTGGGAAGCCCGTCCACGAGCTTATCAGGGACATGACGGGTGGGGGCGTCGACTGCAGCTTCGAGTGCACCGGCATCGTTGACGTGCTCCGGGAGGCCTTTCTCTCCACACATGACGTATGCACatttcctccttcttctttgctATACCTTCggcttttattttatttaggtTGATCTGAAACTTTTTCCAGAAATTATCCATCGACAGGATAATCATCTTGCCATTATCAATATTAGAAttcttgaaaacaaaacatctCTTTTTTCAGGGTAAAAATTTCAATAGAGCAATATCTTCGCTCtcataggatttttttttgacaaaaagaGGGCTCTCCCTCCGGTTTCATTAAAGGAAATCATATGTCTTTTACATAAATAGTCCTGTAGTTAacacagaaacaaaacaagaggATTACATCAAAACTCGGTTGAACAACCCACACTTTCACACACACCGTTGCTCCTTCCAGTTTTGTCAACAAGCTCTTACTCCTCCAGCACTCACAGCGAGCTCATATCCCCTCAGGCAGTTAACCTCAACATTTGTCGGCGCCCACCCTTGCGTCCTACGGAAGACCTCACCCGTTGCTTGCCAAAGCCGCTAAGAACAGCCCCGCAGTAGCTCTTGGGATGATTTTTCCTGCAAGCCAGCCCACGAGCCAATGGTCGAACAAATAACAAACATCACAGCAACAGCAGTAGGGTCGTTTGGCCAAATATTACGAAAGTAAGCATCGTTTTCGTGTTTTCCAAATTGACCACAGAACAGTAGACACACCAACAAAAACCGAAACAAATTCCTTCATACAGAAGCGCAGCAGCCTGAAATCCAAAGCTACAAAGCACAACTCGCCAGACACACCTAGCAAGCGAGCACGAGAAGAACAGGTGATCAATACTCTCCTTTCTTGCACAGAAAAGGCAAAGATCATTCCCCTCACCGCCCCTTTCCTTGAGTACAACTCTAGTTAAAATGCTCCCCTTACCGGCCAACCATAAAAATGCCTTGATCAACAGAAGAATTTTAACACGCCAAAGAAAATAATAGTGGGGAAAGGTAACTGAGATCTTTTCATACTACGAGACAAAGAGCATACTGAAAACCTCCCCCTTGCATCAAGCTTCCAAAACAGTTTATCCAACAGAAACTTATAAAGTGAATTGTCTCCCATCTTTCTTGACAGATAGAGTAACAACACTACAAAGCTCTATGAAAAATTAAAACGACACTTAGAATGAGAAGATACAGACAAGGTATTGATCACGTGGAGGCCTGCCCCTTAACTGATATCTTCCCCAAATCTGATCATCCTCCCATTCTCTCAAACAACTACAGCAGCTAATGCTAACCCCTTTAACATGCATGAATTGCTCAAAAGACAAAGCAATAATTGAGAATTCTGGCActttcaatctcaaattccaaCATGAAAAATGTATCACCTGCCTATTGCAGACTGACACAGCCAAATCTAAACTAAGAgcagaaacaacaaaattcgGACCACACAAAAGAGAAGAGGTACAGTATCCTTAAATTCATTCGTGATCCAACATGGAACCCAGCGAAGATCAAAGCAACAGTAACAACCTCCAACGGATCAGACGAAAATCTAACAGATAAACCAACATTGAAAGTGGGAAGAGACAAACATAGGAATTGATTATCCGGAGGCTAGCCCCCTCAGCAATCATTTTCCCTAAATCTGTCCCTCTTGCCTTTCCAGCTTTCCTTAATAAACATCTactacatctaacaaaaaacCTCTTTACCATGCATAATTTGCTTAAAAGACAGCACACAATGAGATGTCTAGCACTTTCTAACTCAGATTCGAACAGAAAATAGTATAGCCTTAATTGAACTAAAGGAAAAACGAGCTCAATCACTTTGCACAAACAAAACTAAACTGAGAGCAGAAGCAAGAAATACAGAGCACATAGGAGGCTGCGGCGGTCACACACAGCAGAATCGGAGGCTCGGGAAGCAGGATGACCCCGcccccgtcctcctcctccccggtAACGACGCGGGGCCTCCTGGCTCTGGCCCTTGCCGAGAAGCTCACACcgacctcctcgccggccACACCGACGCCCTCATAGGATGCTCAAATAGTAACAGTTACACCTTCAAACTATATATATCACTTCTTGATTTGacacaaataaaaatcaatttatctctaactaaaaattagacgaattagatatagcaaaaccgatatAAATTACATGATCAAATTAATTGGTAGCagtaaattattttatttaagtGTATGATATAGTATTTCTTAGTCTTTAGTCCGTAACGACACAACTagttaagaaaagaaaaacaagccaTTAAGCTgtgtgttaattttgttttgagggCAAAGCTGTGTGTTAATTGGGCTTCATGGTCTGTATAGGATTTACTTCTGTATTTTAGTGCGGCCTCATTCGGCCTGGCCCATTAGGATTGCTGACACAAAGTGGGCTAGTTATGTCGTGGACGGGGAAATTTTTGATGCAATTCAGCTCGTCAGCTTTCTCAATTAAGTCGTGTACATTGGTGTTGAATTGCAGGGCTGGGGCCTGACCGTGGCGCTGGGGATCCATCCGACGCCCAGGATGCTGCCGCTGCACCCGATGGAGCTCTTCGACGGCCGTCGGATCACCGGCTGCGTCTTCGGCGACTTCAAGGGCAAGTCGCAGCTCCCCCTCCTCGTCGACCAGTGCATCAACGGGGTGCGTAAAGCTCTTATTCCTCCCTCAATGCATGGCATGAAAATCTTGAGATTTGAGCGTGTGCTGAACTCCGAATTAAGTGATGAATTAATCTCGCAGGAGGTGAAGATAAACTTCGACGGGTTCATAACCCACGAGATGCCATTCTCGGAGATCAACGAGGCTTTCCGGCTGCTGGAGGAGGGCAAGTCTCTCCGGTGTGTGCTCCGTCTGTgatgtgaaaaaaaatgggACGGGAAAAAATAAGCGTTAATTTCTAATACCGTGCTGTAAGTTTGCTACCTTGTGGGCATGCTATATACTCTACGACCAGGCCCGAGTCGTAGAGTATATAGCAGAATTATTGGCTTCCcctcaaagaagaaaaaaattctcagAATTATTGGCTTCCCctcaaaggaaaaataaatatctcAGAATTAACctgttccttttttctttttgtgtgtCTTGTACGCCTCCTTAGATTCCCAACATCCGATACTCTTCAAACTACCGGCACCTAATGTGGTAGAATAATACAGTATGACCTTGAACAGAACTGAATAAGGTATTGCACGTTGACATTTCATGCATCGAACCTGTACATGCGCAAGCCACGACCCGAGACCTGCGACAGCGTACGGGGGATCCAAGTCTAACGCATCCTGAGGTTTCCGACTGACTTTCCCTGATCGCCAGATTCCCGTCCCAACCCTCCGTCACAAGTCAGTCTTGGTTCCCTTGGCGTCTCAGAAAACGATAAAACCCCATTCCTCCCCTGAGCACTCCATCAGCACAGCAGCCAGCAATCCAGAGCCAGATGACCAACCAGGAGGGAATGGCGGCACTCACCGACGACCTCCTGGCGGCGATATTCCTCCGTCTCCCGGCCCCAGCCGacctcctccgcgcctccgccgtctgcgccgccttccgccgccTCGTCACCGCCCgctccttcctccgccgcttccgcTCCCTCCACGCCGCTCCCTTCCTCGGCTTCGTCGACCGCGACGCCTTCCACCGGGCCCTCCCGCCCCACCcctccgcgcccgccgcccgcgccgtctccctcgCCGGTgacttctccttctccttcctcccgaCGCCCCGCGACGGCCGCTGGACCGTCCTCGACGTCCGCGACGGCCGCTTCCTCCTCGACCTGGGGCGTGCccccgaggaggaagacgagtaCGCGGACGAGGAGTACCCGGCAGCCTTCACGGACCTCGCTGTCTGCGACCCTTTACAGCGGCGGTGCCTCCTGCTTCCCCGAATCCCTGACACCCTGGCCGCCGTTTCCGTGGACCATCCATTCCACGTGCAATTCGGATGCTTGTGCGAGCCCTTCCTCGTTccctccggcggcgacgacgacgaagacgaggaAGAGACGTCATTTACAGTCATCCGAATCGCACACAGCGAAACCAATCTGCTGGCCTTGGTCTTCTCTTCAAGAACCGGTCAATGGCGTGCGGTTGCTTCCCAAGCCTGGAGCGATTTGTTAAGGGGTTCGGGTGTCTCCATGGGTGTGATATTCAGTCGCCAATACGCCTGTAACTGCTTCTACTGGATGGTCGGTTCGACGGAAAATTTGCTTGTGTTTGACACCCGCAGGATGGAGTTCTCTGTTGCTTGCCTCCCACCTGGTTGCTATGGGCAAAATCACATCGCCATTGTGGATGCAGGGGAAAGCAGACCTGGGCTGTTCTCTGTCCGTGAACACGTTCGAGATGAAGCAGTGGACCTTTGTTATACCGTCAGGAGTTCCAACCAGTGGCAGATGGAGAAGACAATCCCATTGGATTCTGGGTACCGGTACTACATCAGAGGTGCAACAGAGAGGTACTTGCTCCTAGTAAGGTGTCGCCGGGAAATGAATCTAAGATCGCTGCTGGATACCCGACACTTCGAGTGGTTCTCACTGGACTTCAAGACCTTGCAGCTTGAGAACGTGTGCGTGTTGAAGCACGGAAGCCTACGTGCGCACATATATACCAATTTCCCACCATCGCTGTTGTCACCGACAGTATGAAGTGGTAAACTTTTATTGCATCCTAGTTATCTCCTTGCCAGTATAGTTATCGCTCATCACATGTACAGCTTGTCTGATGCTTGATAATCAATTATTGTAAATTGTAATGGCCAATTCTTCTTCACAACTGTTTAGTACAATAGTACTAGTGGTTGTTTTGTCTGCACTAGTACTAAATAGGTAATGAAGCTGATCAGGAACATAAATGTGACCTATTTCCTTTTCTGTGCCGGTTGCCAGATTATCAGGCAGGTAAAAGGTAGGTAGGGTCTTGCAGACTATGTTTAGCATACAAATCCACGATTTAGAAGCCTTGATCACGGAACCGCAAAATCACTAGATCATCTCAATTAATTTGGCGTAATGGTTTACATTATGAAGCTAACTGAGAAATGATACAAGTTTAAATTCAGTTTACGTTCGGtcgcaaaaaaacaaaaacgtCAGTGTACCTTGGGATAGTTAAGCATGACTTATTTTGCCCACCTTTCTTCTCATAGATATATAAGGAGGCAGTAATGCTTTTTTTGGTCATACTCATGACTATGATGTTGATTTCTTCTCATAGATATATAAGGAGGCAGTGTATCTGGTATAGTTGCAAATAAGAGCCTGAATGATTGCTCTTAATAGTACGAGCAATCTATATCCTGTGTATGATATGTGAAAAATAGAAGTAACGAGCTTGATTCAAGTGCTCAGCTGTTTGGCCAAGGCGCCAGCAATACCAAGAAAAGCTAGTATTATGCTTGGTCTGGAATTAGCATCGTGAGATCAAATAAGAGATGGACACCCTTGTTATTATGAGAGTTTAAATTCTGTACATTCCTCAATTACAATTCTCCAGGGTTTGAGCAAAcgacatattttgttttagGATGGCAGATGATATATTCTTAGTTTGTTGAAAGTCTAACAAGACTGGcttgatttgttttccttcCTGCAGTAACCTAACTTAGAAACTTGTCATACTGCTAGCTACATTACGAAATCCTTCAACGGGAACAGAAAATTTTGTACGAGTCAACCTTTTGATGTTTACATGCCTCCGTTTGTTGCTATAATGAAAAATCTGTAGCATATTGGTTTGGTACATACCCTAGATAATTCTTGTGTTGCCACAGCCGTAACTGGTTAGTAGTAAGTGGTTATTGTCTTCCTTGTATTGTGTCGCCTATGAGCCAACTTTTCGTTCTCTTTGAATTTCTGATCTCAACATGTCTTTTCTTTAGGCGTACAGAACTCAAGAAATCATGTAAGAAATGATGGAGTGGATACCAGAAAATATGAGGCGCAGCCACAGATTCTTAATCTCGTAGCAAAGCACGGACATTTAGCTACTAATGAAAAATCTGCAGCATATTGGTTTGGTACATACCCTAGATAATTCTTGTGTTGCCACGGTCGTAACTGGTCAAGTGGTTATTGTCTTGCTTGTATTGTGTCGCCCATCAAGCCAACTTTTCGTTCTCTTTGAATTTCTGGTCTCCACATGTCTTTTCTTTAGGTGTACAGCACTCAAGAAATCATGTAATGTAAGAAATGATGGAGTGGATACCAGAAAATTAGGAGTGGATACCAGAAAATTAGGAGTGAATACCAGAAGCAGTTTGGTGGCCAACATGTGTGCTGATGGGTGGGCTCTAGTTGTGAGAAATGATGTTAAACCTGTGGATGTGGTCGATTTGTGCTTCGCGAAAATGATGACCACCCCAACAGTTGTGTTTAAGCGAAGAAGACCCCATCGATTGCGATTCTATGAAACCCTATACTCCAATATATTATGCGTTCACTAAGTTTGACTCACAAGTGGATGCATActttattgattttttttcctttgttgaCAACACAAATCGCGTACAACGTACATACATTACAGACGACCATagggaaaaacaaaatatgtatatatagagtGCGGTTGATTATTCATGACTCATGCGGCTCTCTTGGACATGTACTCCTCCATATTGCCGTAGGTAGAAATAGCCAATGCGTATGCGCATCAAGCACTTTGTAGCTATAGCTGCTTGATATCAACATTGATCCTCCTTCGAGCGTGCGCCTTGACCTTGGCGATGGTGACCGTGAGCTTGCCGGAGGCCAGCTCGGCCCTGACGTCCTCCCTAGTGTACCCCGCCGGCACGAGCAGGCGGGCGCAGACGCCGCCGTCGTGCACCGGCTCCCTGCTCGGGTCCAGCCTCTTCTTGACGACCAGCACGTCCTCGTCCAGCTCCACCACGAGGTCCTCCTTGGACAGCCCCGGCACGTCGAACTGCATGCTCAccgtctccgcctcctccttcatcTGCCACCGCTCCCCCGGCTTCGTCGGCACCGGGTGCACCagagctatatatatatacaagaaTGAAATGTACACATAGATCATCAGAACCGGCAATTAACGACGTGGCGAAAATGTTACTCCGCCCGACCCATAACAAGTGTCtcggatttagtacaactttatactaactttgtattaaatccgggacacttattatgaatagGAGGAAGTAACATTGTGTGTTTAGGTTGATGTATAATTTACCGAAGGGTGAGATACTGAACGGTTGCAGGGCCTTTGGGTTGTTTGCAAAGCATAGGGACGACGACTTGCGCTGGAAAGAAGGGAGAGCAACCGTGGCTGCCTTCCACGGTCCTAGGAGCCGACCGCCGGAGGAGCTCGGCGGTGCCGCCCCAAGTCCCAGGAGGTTGCAAGAGGTAACCGTCGACATGGAAATTTCTTGCTTTTGATTGATCGTGGTAATTAAGATCGCAAGCTGGAAAGAGTACGTAGAAGAAAGGTTGAGTGGTGGAATGGAATGCATTTCTAGGGGCCTCTTATATACGGTCAGTAGTGCTGATGGGAGCGTGTCACCTTTGCTTGCGCCATCGGCCATGCAGTGATGCAGGGAATAAAGAGTTGAGTTGCTTTTGTTAAAGGAGATATTTGTAATTGGCACTGATACCTATCTTGTTCTTGCCAAGGAGGGAAAGAATATCACCAAACAACCCATATCACATACTTCACTTGATCTATCTCAATCAGTTCAAAATAGGCGCCGGTGAAAAACATGTCGGTCGTCTTTCCATGCAGTACTCAAATTTTCACAATACATCTAATATTTGTAAAGAAACACCGAGTGCATCGTATACTAAAACACAAATACACACCACCTCAGATTATCTTCAAAGCCAAGCACTGGATTCGACTATGAGATTTCTGCTTCCCGCGCACCTGCAGGATCCTTTGGCTACTGGATGCAACCGGTTGGAGATGGTATCTTGGGATATCTTCAATCAGACTGGCTGGCAGTGTACTAGGCGTCTTGAAGCATAGAGGTCGCTAGGTTGATTTCTTTCGCTGGCTTATTTTCGTATCCACGATCTCCGGTCGGTGAACTGTATGACTTGTACGTTTTAAGGCTGAGTGCATCGACTGATGCAGAGGCTGGGGACTTTcctcttttcaaaaaaaacacACCACCCCAGGTATACACTCACATAATTTCTGGCAAAAATTAGAATTGCAGAGCATCAAGATTAACTATATAATACACTCTTACAACATAAATGTATGTTCAAATTTAACCGTCAATGGGTGATGACAGAGAGCGGAGACATGTATGGGAGATGGAGTTTCGTGAAACCGTCAAAGAGAAATAGCAAGAACCAAGAGAGGCAACGGTGGAGAGAGTTACTCTGTCAATGTAAAAATTCCAGGACAAATCCTAAACCGAGAAATCCAAAAATATAAAGACAAATTGATCCTTAATCTCCCATCACAGGTCCATATGTCTTTGTTACTCGTTGCCAAATTGATTCTTAATTGCAACTCCACTCAGTGTTGCATTGTAGTTGACATAGTGGAAAATTTACTCAGGAGTAAAACTCATAGACTTCAATGCCCTTCTTGGGAGGAAGTTTTTCTTCGTTCCCTCaattctcaaatttgtctttttatggatggagagagtataGGATTAGCCTTAGGTTTGGTTTTAGGTTTGGTGCACACAAACAGAAAATGAGCCAAATGTACCTGTATGCAGAGGCGGAGACAAGCCTCGGATGGCAAGGGGGGCCATATGTCCCCGGGCTTGAAACTTCGTTCTTTGGTAAATTATGATAATTTCAAGTTTGGCCTAGAGTGTCTATTCCTTAATTACTCCTGCTACAGTCTCATACTTCGAAATAGTGTCACTGACGTCTTAAAAATCTGGAATTATAAATTCTCTAAAATGAGTACTTTGTTGTAAATGGAAAATCAACATACTATCTAGGGACAAAATTTTCTTTTAGTCTCTTATGTAACTGTCAACtaacggtcaactaacggtagtGCCATATTTGTACCCCATGAAAAATTTGAGCGGCAATtttgaaacaacaaaattcTGAGTGACATTTGGGCATATGgccaaaatttgagtggcagatatggaattctctctcTGATCTTTGCTAGGTGTTCAATGTTGGTGGCGCCTTCTGTCCGAGGAGTGAGACAGCAGGGTCGGGTTCCATGATCACCAGGGCAACATTCTAGACCGTCTATGGGGCAAGATCTTAATTAAATAGACCTGTattctttgaaattttgatACTGAGTCTATTTTGTAGATCGGCAATACAACGAATGAGATCTATAATATGTCAACATTTggtcaagaaaacaaacaaaaaaaagatgtccAATTCCTGCAGCTAGGCCAAACACAAATTAAAGTAGGGAACCAATCACACCGTATGGTAGGCCAAACACAAATGAGATCTATTTTGTAAGTAGTGACCATCGCATCTCTCTCCTTCTGAAGGTAGGAAGAAATAGGAAAAAGGAGCAAAAATAAAGAAGCATGTCCTGTCCTAGCAAATACGGGCAACTCCACACATCGTCCAAAAGCCCACAACAGCAAGATTTGCATATGCCCATCTGAAGGATCGCCGCTTTGCGTGCCAAAACATCTTCCCATTCTCGGCCAATAACCAGCCTGCCTGAGACCTCTCTCTTTATTCCTTCTCAACCCGACGAAGCAAAGGTGGCTTCATCACCAAAGGACCGGACACGCCACGATCTCTCCCTGCCTAAACGCTTGTGTCTTCCATGTACTAGTATAAATTGGAAATGGCTGAAGTAGTACGAGTTGTCAAGTGCAACTTGTAGCGATGTCGACGATTAATGTTTCCTCTTACACTGTTGTGTGCCGCCGTTCGCGGCCGCTGCCAGCTAGTTCAGCCGGCACTACGCCGGCTAGTCGTTTTTGGAGGCCGCGGCCGACGTTTCCTGCTACTCCTGTCGCAATCAAGTGCCGACGGCCCATGTCCGTAACCTGCGCCCAGCGGCCGGCGTTCAGCATCCCCCCTACTGGTAAACTAATTAAACACCTTCCAGATCAACGTACATTTCTTTCTCCATATGGAGTTGTAGGAAGTTAAACTCTAGTGTATTTGGGTTTGTTTGTGCAGCTCTGCTGTACCCGGTGCCTCCGGATGTGAAGGAGCGGTGGGAGATCAAGGATGAGAAAGACCATGTGAAGCTATGGTTCCAGGTGCCCGGGCTGTCGGAGGGGGACCTGAAGGTCAGCACCAGCGAAGACATGCTCGAGATCGAGAGGATCGGCGGCGCCAAGACCGGCCCCGTTGACGGGGTGGGCTTCTTCCACGTGAGGCTGCTCATGACCAAGGAGTACGACAGCGCCAATGTCACGGCGGAGCTCAAGGCCGGGATGTTGGAGATCACCGTCGGCAAGACCAAGGGCCGCAAGCCCCACACAGTCTTCGGGCCCAAAGACACAGTCCAGTCTGGTAACAGCCCAGGCTCAGGAACGAACGGAGTAGGGACCCAGCCCAACTCAAAACCAGAACAGAAGATGGGCAAGAATGGAGCCCAAGGCTAAGATAGTTTTGGGATCtcccaagaagaaaaaaactcagGACTGGTCGGTCGGCCCAAACCGAATTTCCCAAGGAGACCAATGGCAGGGCATTGTTGACATCCTTTTCCATCATTCCATGTTCGTCTGCACTTTGCTCGCGAATCTGGTCTCCGtttgtttgaaaaaaaataaggtcTCATTGAACCATGTTTACTCTAGGAATGATAGAGACAGCGTGAGCCATGATTTCAAGTAAACATTACTCCGTACTATTTTTGCACAAAATTACTATTGTCTGGGATTCAAGGTAATGGAGCTTCCAACATGAGAATAATTTCCTTTAGTCTTGGAGCAAATTATAATTTTAATCCTTTAAGCGTGAACAGCACAACAGGTGCCGTGGGAACGAATATCCAATTCAAGAAACATGAGTACTAACATGTCCATTCAGTGACATGTTAAGGTgtgtttatatgacatgaaattagtatcgctagattcgttatcacACTACTCCATAATACTTTACTTGTGGTATCATGTCATATAAAACCACAACTTAACATAGTAATCTgaagtcttgtcttaacgaaaacTAATATGCCCTCGAATGAGTAACGTACATGCATATGTCGAGGGAGCGAAGGTTTGTGTGACATGCTTCACCGGCACGCTCATTCATTCAAGCACGTGTACTATACTAGGATAACGTATGTACACACGCAATATAATATCAATGCATGTAGTGTGGTGGTTATGGTTATCTGTCCGTCTTAAATTCCGAGTTCGTTGAGCGTCccagagagaaagaaagtCGATCTCCCGTAGCCCGCCGGCGCGAGTGAACAAGCCAGCCAGCTGGCAGCTGCAACGACCACACTCGATCGTTTTCCCATCCCGGCCGCCACCTGGTCAGGCTCAAGTCGCGCACCTTCACACCATTTGGCTGCCTTGCTGGCTTGTCCAGGTGTCTCAATTTTGTGCAAGCTGCCTCTTGCATGGAGATCTCAAGGATGTGTGGCCTTTATGTGCTTAGGTCATCGCAAATGTATAAGACCAACCTTTACCATAAATTAGGTCTCACATATCTTATGGGCATATTCCACGATGTATATGGCTACACGCAACCTGCCACATGTAAGAAAGAtaataaagagaaaaaataaaaattataatATTTAGTGCTTGTGGGCAGCCCATAAGTTTAAGGTCGTCCACAAGTTTAAAGACAACTATGTTTTTTTCCATGATGTATAAGGTCGATCTTGATTAAGCCTTGCCACATAGAAATTAAGAT includes:
- the LOC100832968 gene encoding uncharacterized protein LOC100832968; this encodes MTNQEGMAALTDDLLAAIFLRLPAPADLLRASAVCAAFRRLVTARSFLRRFRSLHAAPFLGFVDRDAFHRALPPHPSAPAARAVSLAGDFSFSFLPTPRDGRWTVLDVRDGRFLLDLGRAPEEEDEYADEEYPAAFTDLAVCDPLQRRCLLLPRIPDTLAAVSVDHPFHVQFGCLCEPFLVPSGGDDDEDEEETSFTVIRIAHSETNLLALVFSSRTGQWRAVASQAWSDLLRGSGVSMGVIFSRQYACNCFYWMVGSTENLLVFDTRRMEFSVACLPPGCYGQNHIAIVDAGESRPGLFSVREHVRDEAVDLCYTVRSSNQWQMEKTIPLDSGYRYYIRGATERYLLLVRCRREMNLRSLLDTRHFEWFSLDFKTLQLENVCVLKHGSLRAHIYTNFPPSLLSPTV
- the LOC100833282 gene encoding heat shock protein 21, chloroplastic translates to MSTVTSCNLLGLGAAPPSSSGGRLLGPWKAATVALPSFQRKSSSLCFANNPKALQPFSISPFALVHPVPTKPGERWQMKEEAETVSMQFDVPGLSKEDLVVELDEDVLVVKKRLDPSREPVHDGGVCARLLVPAGYTREDVRAELASGKLTVTIAKVKAHARRRINVDIKQL
- the LOC100835647 gene encoding uncharacterized protein LOC100835647 codes for the protein MSTINVSSYTVVCRRSRPLPASSAGTTPASRFWRPRPTFPATPVAIKCRRPMSVTCAQRPAFSIPPTALLYPVPPDVKERWEIKDEKDHVKLWFQVPGLSEGDLKVSTSEDMLEIERIGGAKTGPVDGVGFFHVRLLMTKEYDSANVTAELKAGMLEITVGKTKGRKPHTVFGPKDTVQSGNSPGSGTNGVGTQPNSKPEQKMGKNGAQG